A genomic window from Dechloromonas sp. A34 includes:
- the minD gene encoding septum site-determining protein MinD, with protein MTRIVVVTSGKGGVGKTTTSASFSTGLAQRGFKTAVIDFDVGLRNLDLIMGCERRVVYDLINVINGEATLTQALIKDKHTDNLYVLPASQTRDKDALTEEGVEKVLKELEHQGFEYIVCDSPAGIESGAVMALTFADEALVVTNPEVSSVRDSDRILGILQAKSRRSIEGRDPVKEHLLITRYNPTRVEAGEMLSYKDIQEILRVPIIGVIPESEEVLQASNQGSPVIHQKETDAAEAYHDVVGRFLGEDKPLRFVDYVKPGLLKRLFGGK; from the coding sequence GTGACCAGAATCGTCGTCGTAACTTCGGGCAAAGGCGGGGTCGGCAAGACCACCACCAGCGCCAGCTTCTCCACCGGCCTCGCCCAGCGTGGCTTCAAGACGGCCGTCATCGACTTCGACGTCGGCCTGCGCAACCTCGACCTGATCATGGGCTGCGAGCGCCGCGTCGTTTATGACCTGATCAACGTCATCAACGGCGAAGCGACGCTGACCCAGGCCCTGATCAAGGACAAGCACACCGACAACCTCTATGTGCTGCCGGCATCGCAGACCCGCGACAAGGATGCGCTGACCGAAGAGGGCGTCGAAAAAGTGCTGAAGGAACTGGAACACCAGGGCTTCGAGTACATCGTCTGCGACTCCCCGGCCGGTATCGAATCCGGCGCCGTGATGGCCCTGACTTTCGCCGACGAGGCCCTGGTCGTGACCAATCCGGAAGTCTCCTCGGTGCGCGACTCCGACCGCATCCTCGGCATCCTGCAGGCCAAGTCGCGGCGTTCCATCGAAGGCCGCGACCCGGTCAAGGAACACCTGCTCATCACCCGCTACAACCCGACCCGCGTCGAAGCCGGCGAAATGCTCTCCTACAAGGACATCCAGGAAATCCTGCGGGTGCCCATCATCGGCGTCATCCCGGAATCGGAAGAAGTCCTGCAGGCCTCCAACCAAGGCTCGCCGGTCATCCACCAGAAGGAAACCGACGCCGCCGAGGCCTATCACGACGTGGTCGGCCGCTTCCTCGGCGAGGACAAGCCGCTGCGCTTCGTGGACTACGTCAAGCCGGGCCTGCTGAAGCGCCTGTTCGGAGGCAAATGA
- a CDS encoding M48 family metallopeptidase has translation MTDERFEQLVQRLEPLALQSPGRYKQRVLMLALLGNAYLTTILLLIGAVLGGLIASIMVLKALAIKLIIVVGFFLWMILRALWVKIEPPVGTEISASEAPELFAMIRDLQHALDAPRFHHVLITEEFNAGVVQSPRLGIFGWPRNYLLLGLPLMHALSTEQFKAVLAHEFGHLARGHGRVSNWIYRQRLRWSRLLGILEASESNGSFLFKPFLNWFVPYFNAYSFPLARANEYAADSTAARLVSAPSAAQALTAVNVVGSYLSERYWQDIHRQADDQPQPAFAPYSGLAGGLADQLDEAAVHGWLEQALARPTSLADTHPSLSDRLNALAAQAELALPPPGAAADRLLGRRRESIAASFDRRWQESIAAAWEARYREVQDERQKLAVLEQRRQDGEVLSEQERYEHALLTESAGKAPDAALAELETLYAEYPDNLLVCVALGARRLNRDDASGCALLERAMQLDEQAIAKCCELLRDYHWRQGRREEADDWHRRLSERQTLLDAAARERDRVLVNEKFDRHGLDAEQLSALRGQLQAITGLAKVYFVKKRVKHLAHLPCYVLGYRVTGFFRFQRKRYEADALQQIRNRVQFPGETLILSVDGENYRFGRKFAWMRGSRIL, from the coding sequence ATGACCGACGAACGCTTTGAACAATTGGTGCAGCGCCTCGAACCCCTTGCCCTGCAAAGTCCCGGACGCTACAAGCAGCGGGTGCTGATGCTGGCGCTGCTCGGCAATGCCTATCTGACGACCATATTGCTGCTCATCGGCGCCGTGCTCGGCGGCCTGATCGCCTCGATCATGGTGCTCAAGGCGCTGGCCATCAAGCTGATCATCGTCGTCGGCTTTTTCCTGTGGATGATCCTCAGGGCGCTCTGGGTCAAGATCGAGCCGCCGGTCGGCACCGAGATTTCCGCCAGCGAGGCGCCCGAGTTGTTCGCCATGATCAGGGACCTGCAGCACGCGCTCGATGCGCCACGCTTCCACCACGTGCTGATCACCGAGGAATTCAACGCCGGCGTCGTGCAGTCGCCCCGCCTCGGCATTTTCGGCTGGCCGCGCAACTATCTGCTGCTCGGCCTGCCCCTGATGCACGCCTTGTCGACGGAGCAGTTCAAGGCCGTGCTGGCCCATGAATTCGGCCATCTGGCGCGCGGCCATGGCCGAGTCTCCAACTGGATCTACCGCCAGCGCCTGCGCTGGAGCCGGCTGCTCGGCATCCTCGAGGCCAGCGAGAGCAATGGCAGCTTCCTGTTCAAGCCCTTCCTCAACTGGTTCGTGCCCTATTTCAACGCCTATTCCTTCCCCCTGGCCCGGGCCAACGAGTACGCCGCCGACAGCACCGCCGCCCGCCTCGTCTCGGCGCCCAGCGCCGCCCAGGCGCTGACCGCGGTCAATGTCGTCGGCAGCTACCTCAGCGAACGCTACTGGCAGGATATCCACCGCCAGGCCGACGACCAGCCGCAACCGGCCTTTGCCCCGTACTCCGGCCTGGCCGGCGGCCTGGCCGACCAACTCGACGAAGCCGCCGTCCACGGCTGGCTGGAACAGGCGCTGGCCCGGCCGACCAGCCTGGCCGATACGCACCCCTCGTTGAGCGACCGCCTGAACGCCCTCGCCGCCCAAGCCGAACTCGCCCTGCCCCCGCCCGGCGCGGCGGCCGACCGCCTGCTCGGCCGCCGGCGGGAAAGCATTGCCGCCAGTTTCGACCGGCGCTGGCAGGAAAGTATCGCCGCCGCCTGGGAAGCCCGCTATCGCGAGGTCCAGGACGAACGCCAGAAACTCGCCGTTCTCGAGCAGCGCCGACAGGACGGAGAGGTACTCAGCGAGCAGGAACGTTACGAGCACGCCCTGCTCACCGAATCCGCCGGCAAGGCGCCGGACGCGGCGTTGGCCGAGCTCGAAACGCTCTACGCCGAGTATCCGGACAACCTGCTGGTCTGCGTGGCGCTCGGCGCGCGCCGCCTAAATCGCGACGATGCCAGCGGCTGCGCCCTGCTCGAGCGGGCGATGCAACTCGACGAACAGGCGATCGCCAAATGCTGCGAATTGCTGCGCGACTATCACTGGCGTCAGGGTCGGCGCGAAGAGGCCGACGACTGGCATCGCCGCCTCAGCGAAAGACAGACGCTACTCGATGCCGCCGCCCGCGAGCGCGACCGGGTGCTGGTCAATGAAAAATTCGACCGCCACGGCCTGGACGCCGAGCAACTGAGCGCCCTGCGCGGCCAATTGCAGGCCATCACCGGGCTGGCCAAGGTCTATTTCGTCAAAAAGCGGGTCAAGCACCTCGCCCATCTGCCCTGCTACGTGCTGGGTTACCGGGTCACGGGCTTCTTCCGCTTCCAGCGCAAACGCTACGAGGCGGACGCACTGCAGCAGATCCGGAACCGGGTGCAGTTCCCCGGCGAAACCCTGATCCTCAGCGTCGATGGCGAAAACTACCGCTTCGGCCGCAAGTTCGCCTGGATGCGCGGATCGCGGATTCTGTAA
- a CDS encoding 4Fe-4S binding protein, with translation MLKTLFPTLGRFRLSVQLLMLIVTVYGSLFVGSYMADKLSNALPALSCAYDQMNGGYCVLIPTQHILHHRIGEAMVRAQQLTLTMVLPLLLSFAVFFAFFFVLGKAFCGWICPLGTLQEVLGRIGRRFGIAPRRFAAGDLGRVQRVRPVKWLLLLGLVFLLPLLTGLGVTPHALGNPYCDVCPARLATTLLTGNTEQFAVALDDKVKFALGASANFLFGFIVLGALAIRQPFCRICPLLAFNSLAQRLSPLRLLKTQQSACGKCTICSEACPMDIPEISQQEGRKAYNEDCTLCGRCAEYCPQDGNIQLKWGPFALFSSRRAYYKARIAGELPDGSVKPLRFVRAVAAPAKRDA, from the coding sequence ATGCTTAAAACCCTTTTTCCGACCCTGGGCCGCTTCCGGCTGAGCGTGCAGTTGCTGATGCTGATCGTCACCGTGTACGGCAGCCTGTTCGTCGGTAGCTACATGGCGGACAAGCTGTCCAATGCCTTGCCGGCCCTGTCTTGTGCCTACGACCAGATGAATGGCGGCTACTGCGTGCTGATCCCGACCCAGCACATCCTGCATCACCGAATCGGCGAGGCCATGGTGCGCGCCCAGCAGCTGACGCTGACCATGGTGCTGCCGCTGCTGCTCAGTTTCGCGGTCTTTTTCGCCTTCTTTTTCGTCCTCGGCAAGGCGTTCTGCGGCTGGATCTGTCCGCTCGGCACTCTGCAGGAGGTGCTGGGCCGGATCGGCCGGCGTTTCGGCATCGCGCCGCGCCGTTTCGCCGCCGGCGATCTCGGCCGGGTGCAGCGGGTGCGTCCAGTCAAGTGGCTGCTGCTGCTCGGCCTGGTCTTCCTCTTGCCTCTGCTCACCGGTCTCGGCGTGACACCGCATGCGCTCGGCAATCCGTATTGCGACGTCTGCCCGGCGCGCCTGGCGACGACGTTGCTCACCGGCAACACCGAGCAGTTTGCCGTGGCACTCGATGACAAGGTGAAATTCGCCCTCGGGGCGAGCGCCAATTTCCTTTTCGGCTTCATCGTGCTTGGCGCCCTGGCCATCCGCCAGCCCTTTTGCCGGATCTGCCCACTGCTCGCCTTCAACAGCCTGGCCCAGCGGCTGTCGCCGTTGCGCCTGCTCAAGACGCAGCAGTCCGCCTGCGGCAAATGCACGATCTGCAGCGAAGCCTGCCCGATGGACATCCCGGAAATCTCGCAGCAGGAAGGGCGCAAGGCCTACAACGAGGACTGTACGCTGTGCGGGCGCTGTGCCGAATACTGTCCGCAGGACGGCAATATCCAGCTCAAATGGGGGCCGTTCGCGCTGTTTTCGTCGCGCCGCGCCTACTACAAGGCACGGATCGCCGGCGAACTGCCGGACGGCAGCGTCAAGCCGCTGCGCTTCGTGCGGGCGGTCGCGGCGCCTGCGAAACGCGATGCTTGA
- a CDS encoding TerC family protein yields MLEFLLAPEIWIAFFTLTALELVLGIDNIIFISILVDKLPKEKQELARRIGLFLAMFMRIALLLVLSWIVGLTAPVFTLFGFGVSGRDLILIAGGLFLIWKSTGEVHQLLEGEEGSESHKVASSFAGVIAQIIVIDLVFSLDSIITAVGMVSEVGVMIAAVVASVGLMMLFASHIGRFVSDHPTIKMLALSFLVVVGVVLIADGFGHHVPKGYIYFAMAFSVGVEMLNIRMRKKGLKPVDLREPYVREQDPA; encoded by the coding sequence ATGCTCGAATTCCTGCTCGCCCCCGAAATCTGGATCGCCTTTTTCACGCTGACCGCGCTCGAACTGGTGCTCGGCATCGACAACATTATTTTCATCTCGATCCTGGTCGACAAGCTGCCCAAGGAAAAACAGGAGTTGGCGCGACGGATCGGCCTGTTCCTGGCGATGTTCATGCGTATCGCCCTGTTGCTGGTGCTGTCGTGGATCGTCGGCCTGACCGCGCCGGTATTTACGCTGTTCGGCTTCGGTGTCTCCGGACGCGACCTGATCCTGATCGCCGGCGGCCTGTTCCTGATCTGGAAGAGTACCGGCGAGGTCCATCAACTGCTCGAGGGCGAGGAAGGCTCCGAGTCGCACAAGGTGGCCTCGAGCTTCGCCGGGGTCATCGCGCAGATCATCGTCATCGACCTGGTCTTTTCGCTGGACTCGATCATCACCGCGGTCGGCATGGTCAGCGAGGTCGGCGTGATGATCGCCGCCGTCGTCGCCTCGGTCGGCCTGATGATGCTGTTCGCCAGCCATATCGGTCGCTTCGTCTCGGATCACCCGACGATCAAGATGCTGGCCCTGTCCTTCCTGGTCGTGGTCGGCGTCGTGCTGATTGCCGACGGCTTCGGCCACCATGTGCCGAAGGGCTACATCTACTTCGCGATGGCTTTCTCGGTCGGCGTCGAAATGCTCAACATCCGGATGCGCAAGAAGGGGCTGAAGCCGGTCGATCTGCGCGAACCCTACGTCCGCGAGCAGGATCCGGCCTGA
- the minE gene encoding cell division topological specificity factor MinE, protein MSWLQKLFGNQPKTAQVAKERLQLIIAHERDGGGSSVNFLPDLQRELIAVISKYVKVNTEDIRVSLEKQGNYEVLEVNIVLPEKA, encoded by the coding sequence ATGTCCTGGCTCCAGAAACTGTTCGGCAACCAGCCGAAAACCGCCCAGGTCGCCAAGGAGCGCCTGCAGCTGATCATCGCCCATGAGCGCGATGGCGGCGGCAGCAGCGTCAATTTCCTGCCCGACCTGCAGCGCGAACTGATCGCCGTGATCTCCAAGTACGTCAAGGTGAACACCGAGGACATCCGCGTTTCCCTGGAAAAGCAGGGCAACTACGAGGTTCTCGAAGTCAATATCGTTCTTCCCGAAAAGGCCTGA
- a CDS encoding TonB-dependent receptor: MQNESSGALRQGAAKQRQVWRQWLGVPVVAAGALAASAALAEEAIKRLDEISVTATREARLSADVPQAIAVVGKEALADKKMFNVKEALQDIPGVLIDSKNGGFDARLIIRGAGLKAAYGIREIMVLRDGVPLSDPDSFTRLDFVDTQDIERIEVAKGPGNLFATGSTGGAIQIFSKSVFDDSANSLKVGLGNQGTQNYHLRYGGKIAKDQALALTVTHREVNNDWRAWNKFDTTQLSLKHGLVLNDADILESEASYSEANMQLPGAMDNTAANGYLFNRFRDSGKQEGTSEAWKHSGRYSKVWFFNSRLEMQRGDFTFKPRLYYNTWYHYHPVTGIINESENWVWNIGADLEANYKHRQGTLVGGLTVRQERIPDSRKYEYRDVTKIAGGPQAGRITATLSDAKGALAEIDEATTLLTGLYLQESWRPGARWIIDLGARYDVVSFEDDNLQLRKYDYATGKYVAGDGRTLTDKTFRLFAPKLAASYKLNASLNLFAMVAQAGQMPSSGELAVNPGLEAPLSTNYELGLKGRGENWQVDTSIYYNPVEKEIVQQSNGGVTHYVNAGQTDKRGFEIAGRTALARQWEIGGHYSYADYSYREFSEPVRVGALTVNQDRSGKALPFIPRHQYGVFVGWKHQGWRARVGANSWGEYWLDNANSEQYKGWEWVTNAALGYQIGKHSLTLNADNLFDQHYAAEVKKDTTNRVTYTAAAPRTVMVTYRYDFR; encoded by the coding sequence ATGCAAAACGAATCATCGGGGGCGCTACGACAGGGCGCGGCGAAACAACGGCAGGTCTGGCGCCAGTGGCTCGGCGTGCCGGTGGTGGCGGCCGGGGCACTGGCCGCTTCGGCGGCCCTGGCCGAGGAGGCGATCAAGCGGCTGGACGAAATTTCGGTTACCGCGACGCGCGAGGCCCGGCTCTCGGCCGATGTGCCGCAAGCCATTGCGGTCGTCGGCAAGGAAGCGCTGGCCGACAAGAAGATGTTCAACGTCAAGGAAGCCCTGCAGGACATTCCGGGCGTGCTGATCGACAGCAAGAACGGCGGTTTCGACGCCCGTCTGATCATTCGTGGCGCCGGCCTCAAGGCTGCCTACGGCATACGGGAAATCATGGTGCTGCGCGACGGCGTGCCGCTCAGCGATCCGGACAGCTTTACCCGGCTCGACTTCGTCGATACCCAGGACATCGAGCGCATCGAAGTCGCCAAGGGGCCAGGCAACCTGTTCGCCACCGGCAGCACCGGCGGGGCGATCCAGATATTCTCCAAGTCGGTGTTCGACGATAGCGCCAACAGCCTGAAAGTCGGCCTCGGCAACCAGGGGACGCAGAACTACCACCTGCGCTATGGCGGCAAGATTGCCAAGGATCAGGCGCTGGCCCTGACCGTGACGCATCGCGAAGTGAATAACGACTGGCGCGCCTGGAACAAGTTCGATACCACCCAGTTGTCGCTGAAGCACGGCCTAGTGCTCAACGATGCGGACATCCTGGAAAGCGAAGCCTCCTATTCCGAGGCCAACATGCAACTGCCCGGCGCCATGGACAACACAGCGGCCAATGGCTATCTGTTCAACCGCTTCCGCGACAGCGGCAAGCAGGAGGGGACTTCCGAGGCATGGAAACATTCCGGGCGCTACTCCAAGGTCTGGTTCTTCAATTCCCGCCTCGAAATGCAGCGTGGCGACTTCACTTTCAAGCCCCGGCTCTATTACAACACCTGGTATCACTACCATCCGGTGACCGGCATCATCAACGAGTCGGAAAACTGGGTGTGGAATATTGGGGCCGATCTCGAAGCCAACTACAAGCACCGCCAGGGCACGCTGGTCGGCGGTCTGACCGTGCGCCAGGAGCGCATCCCCGATTCGCGCAAGTACGAGTACCGCGACGTCACGAAGATCGCCGGCGGCCCGCAGGCCGGGCGGATCACCGCCACGCTGTCCGACGCCAAGGGTGCGCTGGCCGAAATCGACGAGGCGACGACGCTGCTCACCGGCCTCTACCTGCAGGAGTCGTGGCGGCCGGGTGCGCGCTGGATCATCGACCTCGGCGCCCGTTACGACGTCGTCAGTTTCGAGGACGACAATTTGCAGTTGCGCAAGTACGACTACGCCACCGGCAAGTACGTCGCCGGCGACGGGCGTACGCTGACCGACAAGACCTTCAGGCTGTTCGCCCCCAAGCTGGCCGCCAGCTACAAACTGAACGCCAGCCTGAACCTCTTCGCGATGGTCGCCCAGGCCGGCCAGATGCCGTCGTCAGGCGAACTGGCGGTCAATCCCGGCCTTGAGGCACCGCTGTCGACCAACTACGAGCTCGGCCTCAAGGGGCGCGGAGAAAACTGGCAGGTCGATACCAGCATCTATTACAACCCGGTCGAGAAGGAGATCGTCCAGCAAAGTAACGGCGGGGTAACCCATTACGTGAACGCCGGCCAGACCGACAAGCGTGGCTTCGAGATCGCCGGCCGGACGGCTCTGGCGCGGCAATGGGAAATCGGTGGTCATTACAGCTACGCCGACTACAGCTATCGCGAGTTCAGCGAGCCGGTGCGGGTCGGCGCCCTGACCGTCAATCAGGATCGCAGTGGCAAGGCGCTGCCCTTCATTCCGCGGCATCAGTATGGCGTCTTCGTCGGCTGGAAACATCAGGGCTGGCGCGCCCGGGTCGGGGCCAATAGTTGGGGCGAATACTGGCTGGACAATGCCAACAGCGAGCAATACAAGGGCTGGGAATGGGTAACCAATGCCGCGCTCGGCTACCAGATCGGCAAGCACTCGCTGACCCTGAACGCCGACAACCTGTTCGATCAGCACTACGCCGCCGAAGTGAAGAAGGACACGACGAACCGCGTGACTTACACGGCCGCTGCGCCACGCACGGTGATGGTGACCTATCGCTACGACTTCCGGTGA
- a CDS encoding sulfite exporter TauE/SafE family protein, translated as MLEQIATGNISLATVWLLGVSMGLTACTVTCLPFIGTWTLGRASGQREAFLHTGVFLGGRVFTYTVLATVAGAAGLGLAKAMGSTWGNALIGAASILAGLWLLLKPAGKTCAPTPATPALAPLRFHRRGDSLPPLFFGAALSLTPCNPLASLLALAANTGSAAQGAAYGLAFGLGAALTPIIVLVPLAGRLGREIRAGRAWLGRWLAVGAALVLIVLGLRRLVLMLG; from the coding sequence ATGCTTGAGCAGATCGCCACCGGAAACATCAGCCTGGCCACGGTCTGGCTGCTTGGGGTGTCGATGGGCCTGACCGCGTGCACGGTGACCTGCCTGCCCTTCATCGGCACCTGGACGCTCGGCCGGGCCAGCGGCCAGCGCGAGGCTTTCCTGCATACCGGCGTCTTTCTCGGCGGCCGGGTGTTCACCTATACCGTGCTGGCCACCGTCGCCGGCGCCGCCGGACTTGGCCTGGCCAAGGCCATGGGCAGCACCTGGGGCAATGCGCTGATCGGCGCGGCCAGCATCCTGGCCGGCCTCTGGTTGCTGCTCAAGCCGGCCGGCAAGACCTGTGCGCCAACGCCGGCCACGCCGGCGCTGGCGCCGCTCCGTTTTCACCGCCGGGGCGACAGCCTCCCGCCGCTGTTCTTCGGCGCGGCGCTGTCGCTGACCCCCTGCAACCCGCTCGCCTCCCTGCTTGCCCTCGCCGCCAATACCGGCAGCGCCGCGCAGGGCGCCGCCTACGGCCTGGCCTTCGGACTCGGCGCAGCGCTGACGCCGATCATCGTGCTCGTGCCGTTGGCTGGGCGCCTGGGCCGGGAAATCCGTGCCGGCCGCGCCTGGCTCGGTCGCTGGCTGGCCGTTGGCGCGGCGCTGGTGCTGATCGTCCTCGGCCTGCGGCGCCTGGTGCTGATGCTGGGCTGA
- the gpmI gene encoding 2,3-bisphosphoglycerate-independent phosphoglycerate mutase, with translation MLKKLSTFAGIQGPVVIIVMDGYGLPKSEVGSAIAAARKPTLDRLFANYPNIRLRAHGTAVGMPSDDDMGNSEVGHNAIGAGQVYSQGAALVSNAIASGAIWQGEAWQQIVAAAKAGANGKAGVVHFMGLFSDGNVHSHIDHLKAMVVQAKAEGIKTVRIHALLDGRDVPETSALDYVIPFEAFLVELSADGFDARIASGGGRQHITMDRYDANWSMVDKGWKTHVLGEGQQFANATAAVNGLREQNPGTIDQDLPAFVIGEHGKAIGTIEDGDAVVFFNFRGDRAIEITRAFEEAAFDKFDRVRVPQVTYAGMLQYDGDLKLPARFLVAPPAIKDTTGEWFAKSGIAQFACSETQKFGHVTYFWNGNRSGKFEGETWQEVPSDVVPFEQRPWMKAAEITDAMIAALQSGQYRTLRCNYANGDMVGHTGNFRAATMAVEAVDLQLARLLPVIDALGGVALITADHGNADEMYELDKKTKQPAENKDGSFKAKTAHTLNPVPLILHDNVSGGKLGLKQTEKAGLSNIAATVANLLGLEKHAAWDESLLEIR, from the coding sequence ATGCTAAAAAAGCTCTCCACTTTCGCCGGCATCCAGGGCCCCGTCGTCATCATCGTGATGGACGGCTACGGCCTGCCCAAGTCCGAAGTCGGCAGTGCCATTGCCGCCGCCCGCAAGCCGACCCTCGACCGGCTCTTCGCCAATTATCCGAACATCCGCCTGCGCGCCCACGGCACCGCGGTCGGCATGCCGTCCGACGACGACATGGGTAATTCCGAGGTCGGCCACAACGCTATCGGCGCCGGTCAGGTCTATAGCCAGGGCGCGGCGCTGGTCTCGAATGCGATCGCCAGCGGCGCCATCTGGCAAGGCGAGGCCTGGCAGCAGATCGTCGCGGCGGCGAAGGCCGGAGCGAACGGAAAAGCGGGCGTCGTGCATTTCATGGGCTTGTTCTCCGACGGCAATGTCCATAGCCATATCGATCACCTTAAGGCCATGGTCGTCCAGGCCAAGGCCGAGGGCATCAAGACGGTACGTATCCACGCTCTGCTCGACGGCCGCGACGTGCCGGAAACCAGTGCTCTCGACTACGTGATCCCCTTCGAAGCCTTCCTCGTCGAGCTCAGCGCCGATGGCTTCGATGCCCGCATCGCCTCCGGCGGCGGCCGCCAGCACATCACCATGGACCGCTACGACGCCAACTGGAGCATGGTCGACAAGGGCTGGAAGACCCATGTGCTGGGCGAAGGCCAGCAGTTCGCCAACGCCACGGCAGCGGTCAATGGCCTACGCGAGCAGAACCCGGGCACCATCGACCAGGACCTGCCGGCCTTCGTCATCGGCGAGCACGGCAAGGCCATCGGCACGATCGAGGATGGCGACGCGGTGGTCTTCTTCAATTTCCGCGGCGATCGCGCCATCGAGATTACCCGCGCTTTCGAGGAAGCCGCGTTCGACAAATTCGATCGCGTTCGCGTGCCGCAGGTGACCTACGCCGGCATGCTGCAATACGACGGCGACCTCAAGCTGCCGGCCCGCTTCCTGGTCGCCCCGCCGGCGATCAAGGACACCACCGGCGAATGGTTCGCCAAATCGGGCATTGCCCAGTTCGCCTGCTCCGAAACCCAGAAGTTCGGCCACGTCACCTACTTCTGGAACGGCAACCGCTCCGGCAAATTCGAAGGCGAGACCTGGCAGGAAGTGCCGAGCGACGTCGTGCCCTTCGAGCAGCGGCCGTGGATGAAGGCCGCCGAAATCACCGACGCCATGATCGCCGCCCTGCAATCCGGCCAGTACCGGACGCTGCGCTGCAATTACGCCAACGGCGACATGGTCGGCCATACCGGCAACTTCCGCGCCGCGACGATGGCCGTCGAAGCCGTCGACCTGCAACTGGCCCGCCTGCTGCCGGTGATCGACGCCCTGGGCGGCGTCGCGCTGATCACTGCCGACCACGGCAATGCCGACGAAATGTACGAACTCGACAAGAAGACCAAGCAGCCGGCCGAAAACAAGGACGGCTCGTTCAAGGCCAAGACCGCGCACACCCTGAACCCGGTGCCGCTGATCCTCCACGACAACGTCAGTGGCGGCAAGCTGGGCCTCAAGCAGACCGAGAAGGCCGGGCTTTCCAACATCGCCGCCACCGTGGCCAACCTGCTCGGGCTGGAAAAGCATGCGGCTTGGGACGAGAGCCTGCTGGAAATCCGCTAA
- the minC gene encoding septum site-determining protein MinC, whose amino-acid sequence MAKDSPIQFKGTTLKIIQAQLRTTDPAKLHQALAELTGNSPDFFENELSVLDFSQAEALPAAADWPGIVQLLRNSGLNAVATRGLPEALASAAAEAGLPTIGADALGRPRAKAEAPEPTPAPPPAPVAAPAPEAAARTVTLDKPLRSGQRFYAKGSDLIVMAMVSAGAEVIADGNIHVYAPLRGRALAGASGDKTARIFTTSLEAELVSVAGLYRTFEAGVPAELARQPATVSLLEDGGEARLNIAPLALR is encoded by the coding sequence ATGGCAAAAGATTCACCGATCCAGTTCAAAGGCACGACGCTGAAGATCATTCAGGCGCAACTGCGCACCACCGACCCCGCCAAGCTGCACCAGGCCCTCGCCGAATTGACCGGCAACAGCCCGGACTTTTTCGAGAACGAGTTGTCGGTGCTCGATTTCAGCCAGGCCGAGGCTTTGCCGGCGGCCGCGGACTGGCCGGGCATCGTCCAGTTGCTGCGCAATTCCGGGCTGAACGCCGTGGCCACCCGCGGCCTGCCCGAGGCCCTGGCGAGCGCCGCCGCCGAGGCCGGCCTGCCGACCATCGGCGCCGATGCGCTGGGCCGGCCGCGCGCCAAGGCGGAAGCCCCCGAACCGACGCCCGCTCCGCCCCCTGCCCCGGTCGCCGCCCCAGCGCCCGAAGCCGCAGCGCGCACCGTCACCCTCGACAAGCCGCTGCGCTCCGGCCAGCGTTTCTATGCCAAAGGCAGCGACCTGATCGTGATGGCCATGGTCAGCGCCGGCGCCGAAGTGATCGCCGATGGCAACATCCACGTCTATGCCCCGCTGCGCGGCCGCGCCCTGGCCGGCGCCAGCGGCGACAAGACGGCGCGCATCTTCACGACCAGCCTGGAGGCCGAACTGGTTTCGGTGGCCGGGCTGTACCGCACTTTTGAGGCCGGCGTACCGGCCGAACTGGCCCGCCAGCCGGCCACCGTCAGCCTGCTCGAGGACGGCGGCGAGGCCCGCCTGAACATCGCGCCCCTGGCGCTTCGATAA